The genome window CGTGAGTTTCAGCTCCGTATGCAGGGTTTGCACCAGGTGAGAATGGTTCACCAGCTTTTCGACCATTTGGCGTTGTACCAGTATTCTTACCATAAACAACGTTAGAAGTGATGGTCAAAACAGAAGTTGAAAGTTTAGAACCCCGATACAATTGATGAGTATTCATCTTTGTATAGAAAGTCTTAACTAGCCATTTAGCAATATCATCAGCACGATCATCGTTGTTACCATACCGCGGATAATCATCATTATCAACAGCAAAGTCTACTGCGACGCCATCTTCGTCGCGGATCGGTTTTACATGACCATATTTAATCGCACAAATTGAGTCAACAGCGTGTGAGAAGCCAGAAATACCAGTAGCAAAAGTCCGATTTAGACGAGTATCCTTTAATGCAAGCTGTGCTGCTTCATAGTAGTACTTATCATGAGAATAGTGAATGACATTCAAGGCATTGACATAAACATCAGCCAACCAGTCCATTTGTTTATCAAACTTATTCATGAATTCATCATAATCGATATATTCACTTGTAATTGGTTCGTAGGCAGGTCCGACTTGTTTATGTCCTAATTCATCAACTCCACCGTTAATGGCATAAAGGATAGCCTTTGCCAAGTTTGCCCGAGCTCCAAAGTATTGAACCCCATCAGCAATTGGTTGTGCAGATACACAGCAAGCAATTCCGTAATAATCAGTTCCCCACTGTGTTCTCATCAGTTCATCATTTTCATATTGAATTGTTGAACTATTGATTGAAACTTCAGTTGCATAACGCTTGAATCCTTCAGGCAGGCGATCTGACCAAAGTAAAGTAATATTTGGTTCAGGAGCTGCACCCATATTTTCCAAAGTCTTCAAAATTCTAAATGAAGTCTTAGTTACATGATGACGTCCATCCATTCCCATGCCAGCAATTGACAAAGTTGCCCAAATTGGATCACCTGAGAATAATGAATTGTAGTCAGGAGTTCTAATAAAGCGAACTAATCTTAATTTCATGATGAAATGATCAACTAATTCTTGAGCTTCAGTTTCGTCGATAATTCCGTTATCAAGATCGCGTTGGATGAAGATGTCAATTACATCATCAAGACGTCCTACAGACATTGCAGCACCGTTTTGAGTCTTAATCGCAGCCAAATATCCAAAGTAGATCCATTGAATTGCTTCTTTTGCATTTCGAGCTGGCTTAGAAATATCATAACCGTAAGCTGCAGCCATCTTCTTCATGTCGTTTAATGCCCGATATTGATCTGATACTTCTTCACGAAGTCTCATTACTTCTTCGGTCATGTCTCCGTCGCCAATTCCAGCGTAATCTTTTGCTTTTTCTTCCATCAAGTGATCAATGCCGTAAACAGCAATTCGAGGAAAATCTGAAACAATTCGACCACGAGCGTAAGCATCAGGAAGTCCAGTCACAATCTTATAGTGGCGTGCCGCCCGCATTTCTGGATCATAGATGTCAAAAACACCTTGGTTATGAGTTTTATGCCATTCGTTAAAAACTTTGTGCATTTCGGGATCTGTTTCAAATCCGTAAGACGTTAAGGCGTCTTCAGCCATTCTGATTCCACCAAATGGCATAAATGCACGCTTAAGTGGAGCATCAGTCTGTAAGCCGACAATTTTTTCTAGATCCTTATTTAAATATCCTGCTCCATGAGAAGTAATTGTACTTGGAATATTATTGTCAGCGTCAAGTACACCACCAACTTCGCGTTCTTTTTTCTTTAAATTTAAAACTTGGTTGTTCAATA of Xylocopilactobacillus apicola contains these proteins:
- the pflB gene encoding formate C-acetyltransferase, producing MKQLTKNGLAEYWEGFQPGSWQDEINIRDFIQENFLGYDGDESFLEGPTEATTVLNNQVLNLKKKEREVGGVLDADNNIPSTITSHGAGYLNKDLEKIVGLQTDAPLKRAFMPFGGIRMAEDALTSYGFETDPEMHKVFNEWHKTHNQGVFDIYDPEMRAARHYKIVTGLPDAYARGRIVSDFPRIAVYGIDHLMEEKAKDYAGIGDGDMTEEVMRLREEVSDQYRALNDMKKMAAAYGYDISKPARNAKEAIQWIYFGYLAAIKTQNGAAMSVGRLDDVIDIFIQRDLDNGIIDETEAQELVDHFIMKLRLVRFIRTPDYNSLFSGDPIWATLSIAGMGMDGRHHVTKTSFRILKTLENMGAAPEPNITLLWSDRLPEGFKRYATEVSINSSTIQYENDELMRTQWGTDYYGIACCVSAQPIADGVQYFGARANLAKAILYAINGGVDELGHKQVGPAYEPITSEYIDYDEFMNKFDKQMDWLADVYVNALNVIHYSHDKYYYEAAQLALKDTRLNRTFATGISGFSHAVDSICAIKYGHVKPIRDEDGVAVDFAVDNDDYPRYGNNDDRADDIAKWLVKTFYTKMNTHQLYRGSKLSTSVLTITSNVVYGKNTGTTPNGRKAGEPFSPGANPAYGAETHGALASLMSTAKIPYKYATDGISNTFGITPNTLGHDTEARKDSLVNMIDGYMVNNGMHLNVNVFNRDTLIDAQKHPEEYPTLTVRVSGYCVYFADLTKEQQDDVIARTFFEEM